One Microcoleus sp. FACHB-831 DNA segment encodes these proteins:
- a CDS encoding IS5 family transposase: MNRGDLTTEQWDLLKSLLPPQKPQTGKPNHDHRQVINGILWILRTGAPWRDLPERYGKSQSVATRFYRWQKAEIWNQVLENLQAEADKQGKLDWEVHYVDGSVIRAHQHAAGGKKGAKKTKN, from the coding sequence ATGAATCGAGGAGACTTAACTACCGAGCAGTGGGATTTGTTAAAATCGCTACTGCCACCGCAAAAACCGCAAACAGGTAAGCCCAATCACGATCACCGACAGGTGATTAATGGCATCCTCTGGATACTAAGAACTGGGGCACCGTGGCGAGACCTGCCAGAACGTTATGGAAAGTCGCAAAGTGTGGCAACTCGGTTTTATCGGTGGCAAAAAGCTGAGATTTGGAACCAAGTCTTAGAAAACCTACAAGCCGAGGCAGACAAACAAGGAAAGCTAGACTGGGAGGTTCATTACGTCGATGGCAGCGTGATTCGTGCCCACCAACATGCTGCTGGTGGAAAAAAAGGGGCGAAGAAGACGAAAAACTAG
- a CDS encoding transposase yields the protein MNRAAVRLAREIYRQRNVVERAINRLKQFRRIATRYEKLAANYTAMITIASILLWL from the coding sequence ATGAACCGCGCAGCGGTCCGTTTAGCCCGTGAAATCTATCGTCAACGCAACGTTGTTGAACGCGCTATCAATCGACTCAAGCAATTTCGACGTATCGCTACCCGATATGAGAAACTTGCTGCAAATTATACAGCCATGATTACGATCGCCTCTATTCTTTTGTGGTTGTAG
- a CDS encoding Calx-beta domain-containing protein: MLSGLESKDRQSPLGASSIQPTSIQLNSLLAPSGVLPGLADPLNQISSRSSSSYSEAIAANQPPATLPLNLIDGGNYLWDIQQNGNIIDGTSDAYDGGMSLNGFPNFATGTTEDNGREIVIGAATINGASVTRKIYIPTDQAFARFLEIVTNPGSSILNYTVDLNTNLGSDSGTLVVRTSNGDTNFTTADNWIVTDDGDSIFDPTMLHVIAGEGALRPTSVSSPIGFLNYGYNLSLNPGETKIVMHFGAQNPNQATALTKGNQLTQLGLNALVGMSAQEKELVVNFNATNGQTDGQTVSIQSTDANALEVVNGQSANPGQFTFTRQGSTNTALTVNYTIGGSATNGTDYSNITNSIVIPVGQTSVTLPINVINDRSVEGNETALLTLSASNAYTIGTSNTATITLADNDISGNQTVTGTLSNTDPNNPTRTGRYRDDYELTGLTVGETVRINLNAEFDPYLQLVNESTGEVIAFDDDSGEGFNSQLSFIVQDGPKYLVRATSYSSGATGNYSLITTTLPTVSIQPTDANALEVVNGQPANPGQFTFTRQGSTATALTVNYTLGGSATNGTDYSNITNSIVIPVGQTSVTLPINVINDRSVEGNETLSLSLATSSAYGIGSANAATVTIGDNDISGNQTISGTLSNTDPNNPARTGSYRDDYELTGLTVGETIRINLNGSFDPYLQLVNESTGEVIAYNDDSGGSLNSQLSFTVQDGINYLVRATSFNSGATGNYSLITTTLPTVTIQSTDANALEVVNGETANPGQFTITRTGSTTNALTVNYTLGGSATNGTDYSNITNSIVIPVGQTSVTLPINVINDRSVEGDETVSLSLATSSAYGIGSANAATVTIGDNDISGNQTISGTLSNTDSDNPTQTGRFRDDYQLSGVTVGETILINLNAEFDAYLQLVNESTGEAIAADNDSGGGTNSYLRFTVEEGISYAVRATSFNSGATGNYSLTTSTLPTLNISATDPNAIETLDGQTSNPGEFRISRSGSTANALTVNYTVGGSATNGTDYSNLTNSIVIPVGASSVTLPIGVMYDSIAEGNETVVLNLAADNGYSLGTTTSAIVNIADYDPIFNNFSLVDASGDNTFNTIFEGGATRFSYNLANTLSLSNVRLEALSNGSVVSTLGTWSEASLSNALLNLGNFSSLTGGNYQLRAVARTTSGQEFFSSSQSLSILSWNQSSNTSYGTFAGETLNYSAALGTGNVFVGRGGTDTLNLLGISRSSVTSINGIGLTSFNPLSSTANQAIFRGTAFDYLTLADGREIYFQGIENLRFIDEATLDLQVRTNDNYFPAQWNLHVSDVDSAWRFTQGASDVLLSSVDSGVLTAVGNTGNVVDISTNRLITDSTDDDNYNPAGHGHQSISIMASTANNGSGVAGINWNSNVYVNDVYNGVSLQQAISDAIAYARANNQRLVFQGGIQGEYWLNDGGTQAELEQLIEDNSDIALFAIAAGNGGVDIDNTTSDPVLSGGVARLQTTHSNVMSVGALERGGASTVNGLSNATSVNRAYYSNYGSSLTLMAATDSPAMEPDGSVNMTFNGTSAANPNMAGIASLVWSVNSELTGGELRQILIDTAMDLGTEGRDNTFGNGLANADAAVRRAVALSRNNQLANLYTGRSEFA, from the coding sequence ATGTTAAGCGGATTGGAATCTAAAGATCGTCAGAGTCCACTAGGTGCAAGCTCGATCCAGCCTACATCTATACAATTGAATTCATTATTAGCACCATCAGGAGTCCTGCCGGGACTGGCTGACCCACTAAACCAAATTAGTAGCCGATCTAGCTCCAGTTATAGCGAAGCGATCGCAGCTAATCAGCCACCTGCAACCTTGCCGCTCAACCTCATTGATGGAGGCAATTACCTGTGGGACATCCAACAAAATGGGAACATTATTGACGGCACCAGTGATGCTTATGACGGGGGCATGTCACTCAATGGCTTCCCTAACTTTGCAACTGGCACCACAGAAGATAACGGACGGGAAATAGTCATAGGTGCAGCGACAATTAACGGCGCTTCTGTAACCCGGAAAATTTATATACCCACCGACCAAGCATTTGCCCGGTTCCTAGAAATAGTCACCAATCCCGGCAGTAGTATTCTCAACTACACAGTGGATCTGAACACAAACCTGGGTTCAGATAGCGGCACTTTAGTGGTAAGGACTTCCAACGGTGACACCAACTTCACAACTGCCGATAACTGGATTGTCACCGATGATGGCGATAGCATATTCGACCCCACAATGTTGCATGTGATAGCGGGTGAGGGCGCTTTGCGACCGACGAGTGTCTCCAGTCCAATCGGTTTTTTGAACTACGGCTACAACCTGAGCTTGAATCCTGGGGAAACCAAGATTGTGATGCACTTTGGGGCTCAGAATCCTAACCAGGCAACGGCATTGACTAAAGGTAATCAACTGACACAACTTGGCTTGAATGCGTTAGTGGGAATGTCTGCTCAAGAAAAGGAGTTGGTGGTAAATTTTAATGCCACTAATGGACAGACAGACGGACAGACAGTAAGCATCCAGTCCACAGACGCCAATGCCCTCGAAGTAGTTAATGGACAATCAGCTAATCCCGGACAATTCACCTTCACGCGCCAAGGTAGTACAAACACTGCACTGACAGTCAACTACACCATCGGCGGCAGTGCCACCAATGGGACGGACTACAGCAATATTACTAACAGCATCGTCATCCCAGTTGGTCAAACCAGCGTGACGCTGCCGATAAATGTCATCAATGACAGAAGTGTAGAAGGAAACGAGACAGCGCTACTCACCTTAAGCGCTTCTAACGCTTACACCATCGGTACTAGCAACACTGCCACCATCACCCTTGCTGACAACGACATCAGTGGCAACCAAACCGTAACTGGAACATTAAGTAACACCGACCCAAACAACCCCACCCGCACTGGCCGCTATCGAGATGACTATGAGTTGACTGGGCTAACGGTGGGCGAGACAGTCCGAATTAACTTAAACGCCGAATTCGACCCCTACCTGCAATTAGTAAATGAAAGCACGGGTGAGGTAATTGCCTTTGACGATGATAGTGGCGAAGGTTTTAATTCCCAACTTTCATTCATAGTCCAGGATGGCCCCAAGTACCTAGTAAGAGCCACCAGCTATAGTAGCGGCGCTACGGGCAACTACAGCTTAATTACCACGACACTGCCAACAGTCAGCATCCAGCCCACAGACGCCAATGCCCTCGAAGTAGTTAATGGACAACCAGCCAATCCCGGACAATTCACCTTCACGCGCCAAGGCAGCACAGCCACTGCTCTAACAGTTAACTACACCCTGGGCGGCAGTGCTACTAATGGCACGGACTACAGCAATATCACTAACAGCATCGTCATCCCAGTTGGTCAAACCAGCGTGACGCTGCCGATTAATGTCATCAATGACAGAAGTGTAGAAGGAAACGAGACACTTAGCCTCAGTTTAGCCACTTCTAGTGCCTACGGTATAGGAAGCGCTAACGCAGCCACCGTCACCATTGGTGACAACGACATTAGTGGCAACCAAACCATAAGTGGGACATTGAGTAACACCGACCCCAACAACCCCGCGCGGACTGGTAGTTATCGAGATGACTATGAGTTGACTGGGCTAACAGTGGGCGAGACGATCCGAATCAACCTCAACGGCTCTTTTGACCCCTACCTGCAATTAGTAAATGAAAGCACGGGTGAGGTAATTGCCTATAACGATGACAGTGGCGGAAGTCTTAATTCCCAACTTTCATTCACAGTCCAAGACGGCATCAATTACCTAGTAAGAGCAACCAGTTTTAATAGTGGCGCTACGGGCAACTACAGCTTAATTACCACGACACTGCCAACAGTCACCATCCAGTCCACAGACGCCAATGCCCTAGAAGTAGTTAATGGAGAAACAGCCAATCCAGGACAATTCACCATTACTCGCACGGGAAGCACAACCAATGCTCTAACAGTTAACTACACCCTGGGCGGCAGTGCTACTAATGGCACGGACTACAGCAATATAACTAACAGCATCGTCATCCCAGTCGGCCAAACCAGCGTGACGCTGCCGATTAATGTCATCAATGACAGAAGTGTAGAAGGCGACGAAACAGTTAGCCTCAGTTTAGCCACTTCTAGTGCCTACGGTATAGGAAGCGCTAACGCAGCCACCGTCACCATTGGTGACAACGACATCAGTGGCAACCAAACCATAAGTGGGACATTGAGTAACACTGACTCCGACAACCCTACGCAGACTGGTCGCTTCCGAGATGACTATCAGCTGAGTGGGGTAACGGTGGGCGAGACTATCCTAATCAACCTCAATGCCGAATTTGATGCTTACCTGCAATTGGTAAATGAAAGCACGGGTGAGGCGATCGCTGCCGACAATGACAGTGGCGGGGGTACGAATTCCTATCTAAGATTCACCGTCGAAGAGGGCATCAGTTACGCGGTGCGAGCCACCAGTTTTAATAGTGGCGCTACGGGCAACTATAGCTTGACTACTTCTACCCTACCAACCTTAAATATCAGTGCCACTGACCCCAATGCTATCGAAACCTTAGATGGACAAACGTCTAATCCAGGTGAATTCAGAATTAGCCGTAGTGGCAGCACAGCCAATGCACTTACAGTTAACTACACTGTCGGCGGCAGTGCTACTAATGGCACCGACTACAGCAATCTCACTAACAGCATTGTCATACCCGTAGGTGCTAGTAGCGTGACACTGCCCATTGGTGTTATGTATGACAGCATTGCAGAAGGTAACGAGACAGTTGTCCTTAACCTAGCTGCGGACAATGGTTATAGCCTGGGTACGACGACTAGCGCCATTGTTAACATTGCCGATTATGACCCAATATTCAACAACTTCAGTTTAGTTGATGCTTCTGGGGACAACACTTTTAATACCATCTTTGAGGGTGGAGCGACGCGCTTTAGCTATAACTTGGCAAATACGCTATCTTTGTCAAACGTGCGTTTGGAAGCCTTGAGTAACGGTAGCGTTGTATCTACTCTAGGAACTTGGAGTGAAGCTAGTTTATCTAACGCTTTGCTCAACTTGGGTAACTTTTCCAGCCTAACTGGTGGTAATTATCAACTACGTGCCGTTGCTCGCACTACCAGCGGTCAAGAATTCTTCTCTTCTTCCCAATCTTTAAGCATTTTGTCTTGGAACCAAAGCAGCAATACTAGCTATGGAACTTTTGCTGGTGAAACGCTGAATTATTCTGCTGCGCTAGGGACGGGTAACGTCTTTGTTGGGCGTGGCGGGACGGATACGCTGAACCTCTTAGGCATTTCGCGTTCTAGTGTCACGAGTATAAATGGCATCGGCCTTACCTCTTTCAATCCATTGTCTTCAACAGCCAATCAAGCAATATTCAGGGGTACAGCTTTTGACTATCTAACTCTAGCTGATGGTCGAGAAATCTACTTCCAAGGTATTGAAAACCTGCGTTTTATAGATGAGGCAACCTTAGATCTGCAAGTTCGTACTAATGATAATTACTTCCCTGCTCAGTGGAATCTCCATGTATCTGATGTAGATAGTGCATGGCGGTTTACTCAAGGAGCCAGTGACGTATTATTGTCATCTGTGGATTCAGGCGTGCTGACCGCTGTTGGTAACACTGGTAATGTTGTGGACATTTCAACAAACCGCTTGATTACAGATTCGACTGATGATGATAACTACAACCCTGCGGGACATGGGCATCAATCGATCAGTATTATGGCTTCAACTGCTAATAATGGTTCGGGTGTTGCTGGCATCAACTGGAACAGTAATGTATACGTGAATGACGTTTACAATGGTGTCTCTTTGCAGCAAGCAATTAGTGACGCGATCGCTTACGCAAGAGCCAACAATCAGCGCCTTGTCTTCCAAGGCGGCATTCAAGGCGAGTATTGGCTAAATGATGGTGGCACGCAAGCGGAACTTGAGCAGTTGATCGAAGATAATTCTGATATTGCGCTGTTCGCGATCGCCGCAGGCAACGGTGGCGTCGATATAGACAATACGACTAGCGACCCAGTACTTAGTGGTGGGGTTGCTAGGCTCCAAACAACTCACAGTAATGTAATGTCTGTAGGGGCACTTGAACGTGGAGGCGCATCGACCGTAAACGGCTTGTCAAATGCTACTTCTGTAAACAGAGCATATTACTCTAACTATGGCTCTAGCCTGACGCTGATGGCAGCAACAGACTCACCAGCGATGGAACCAGATGGCAGCGTAAATATGACTTTTAACGGCACTTCTGCTGCTAATCCCAACATGGCTGGAATTGCTTCCCTAGTTTGGAGCGTCAACTCTGAATTAACTGGAGGAGAATTGCGTCAAATCCTCATCGATACAGCGATGGATTTAGGAACAGAGGGCCGGGATAATACTTTTGGTAATGGGTTGGCTAATGCAGATGCCGCCGTGCGTCGTGCAGTAGCACTGAGCCGTAACAACCAACTTGCCAATCTTTATACTGGACGCTCGGAGTTTGCATAA
- a CDS encoding FG-GAP repeat protein: MSSSAPSVLASAPIDGGSVNNSDFNGDGKADILWRNYATGDNAVWLMDGKLLSSSAYLAATSDVNWESGLNDAVTPKSLNLSTRACFQTRCILKKTRSQAGCVDESRRLNYRAVGFVKIATATAKTANR; this comes from the coding sequence TTGAGCAGTTCTGCACCCTCGGTTTTGGCATCAGCCCCAATAGACGGGGGGAGTGTTAACAATTCCGACTTCAACGGGGATGGCAAAGCAGATATCCTCTGGCGCAACTATGCGACGGGGGACAATGCCGTGTGGTTGATGGATGGTAAACTCTTGTCCAGCTCTGCATACCTCGCTGCAACGTCTGACGTGAATTGGGAGTCAGGGTTAAATGATGCCGTTACTCCTAAAAGTCTCAACTTATCTACTAGGGCGTGTTTTCAAACTCGTTGTATCCTAAAAAAGACGCGCTCGCAGGCAGGGTGTGTTGATGAATCGAGGAGACTTAACTACCGAGCAGTGGGATTTGTTAAAATCGCTACTGCCACCGCAAAAACCGCAAACAGGTAA
- a CDS encoding ELWxxDGT repeat protein, translated as MKTRPNSSSPANLTNVNGIVYFTAENGVSGREIWKTDGTAAGTVMVKDISSGYGSLPPAIARTNVNGILYFTTNDGANGTELWKSDGTAAGTVMVKDIVSGTGSSSPQNLTNINGILYFTANDGANGTELWKSDGTAAGTVIVKDINPGAGNSVAANFTNIDGNLYFTAYDPNYGIELWKSDGTAAGTIIVSDIYSGAGGSSPLNLTKVGNSLYFIAYDGANGYQLWKSDGTQPGTELVTKIAPASGTSSFGNLTNVGGTLYFTLNDGNGSKLWKSDGTEAGTVIVKDIPSAANLTNIDGNLYFTASAASGGTELWMSDGTYSGTVMVRDINLGSGSSTPANLTNVNGSLYFTADDGVNGREVWVL; from the coding sequence TTGAAAACACGCCCTAACAGTTCTTCTCCTGCCAATCTCACTAACGTCAATGGCATCGTGTACTTTACCGCCGAGAACGGGGTCAGCGGCAGAGAAATTTGGAAGACTGATGGCACGGCTGCTGGGACTGTGATGGTAAAAGACATTAGTTCTGGCTATGGCAGTTTGCCTCCTGCCATAGCCAGAACTAATGTCAATGGCATTCTCTACTTCACAACTAATGATGGAGCCAACGGAACCGAGCTGTGGAAGAGTGATGGCACGGCTGCCGGAACTGTGATGGTAAAAGATATTGTTTCAGGAACTGGTAGTTCTTCCCCTCAAAATCTCACCAACATCAATGGCATTTTGTACTTCACCGCTAATGATGGAGCGAACGGAACAGAACTTTGGAAGAGCGACGGCACTGCTGCTGGCACTGTTATCGTAAAAGACATCAACCCAGGTGCAGGCAATTCGGTAGCAGCCAATTTCACTAATATAGATGGCAACCTCTACTTCACAGCCTACGACCCGAACTATGGGATAGAGCTGTGGAAGAGCGATGGCACTGCTGCTGGCACAATTATTGTAAGCGATATCTACTCTGGTGCTGGTGGTTCGTCACCTCTAAACCTCACCAAGGTCGGTAACAGCCTTTACTTCATTGCTTACGACGGAGCGAACGGGTATCAACTTTGGAAGAGCGATGGTACTCAGCCGGGGACGGAGCTGGTGACAAAGATTGCGCCTGCTTCTGGCACTTCATCTTTTGGCAATCTGACTAACGTGGGGGGCACTTTATACTTCACGCTAAATGATGGCAACGGGTCGAAGCTGTGGAAGAGTGACGGCACGGAGGCGGGGACTGTTATCGTCAAAGATATTCCGTCTGCTGCTAATCTCACCAATATCGACGGGAATCTATACTTTACGGCCTCTGCTGCATCTGGGGGGACTGAGTTGTGGATGAGCGACGGTACTTACTCCGGGACTGTGATGGTCAGAGATATTAATTTAGGATCGGGCAGTTCCACTCCTGCAAATCTCACGAATGTCAATGGCAGCCTGTACTTTACAGCCGATGATGGTGTGAACGGACGTGAGGTGTGGGTTCTTTAG
- a CDS encoding transposase, translating to MGGSLRRWQRDSCPPTCCWWKKRGEEDEKLGRYRGGFSTKIHIRCEGKGKPITFLLSPGQRNESIFLEQLMEQGAVKRSGRGRPRLRPFRLVGDKGYTGRRIRNYLRRRGIRLTIPRLSNEPRSGPFSP from the coding sequence CTGGGAGGTTCATTACGTCGATGGCAGCGTGATTCGTGCCCACCAACATGCTGCTGGTGGAAAAAAAGGGGCGAAGAAGACGAAAAACTAGGTCGTTATCGGGGTGGTTTCAGTACAAAAATACACATACGTTGTGAAGGGAAAGGTAAACCGATAACTTTTCTGCTTAGTCCAGGTCAGCGTAACGAGTCAATTTTTCTTGAACAATTAATGGAACAAGGTGCTGTTAAGCGTTCTGGGCGAGGTCGTCCACGTTTACGCCCGTTCCGATTAGTTGGAGACAAAGGCTACACAGGTCGTCGCATACGTAATTACTTACGTCGTCGCGGTATCCGTCTGACAATTCCACGACTATCGAATGAACCGCGCAGCGGTCCGTTTAGCCCGTGA
- a CDS encoding peptidylprolyl isomerase: MPAESFLIVDDQPVSLGQALQYLQASGKLGTFIGDILRQYIIEKELQTRSFDATAATEQAVIDFRLQNQLADPKVFSEWLARNGTDYPTFHKQLSYGYKLAMLKAQIAEPRLQEYFIERKLFLDRVVLSRLVVASPELAEELHAQIDEGASFEPLTKEYSLTEDRIVNGMMGPVSRGSMPDKLRAAVDSASPGNLVGPIELEGRYALFRVEQFLPASLEDAQLKEGLQNELFEQWLAEKIKKMTVKVQPD, from the coding sequence ATGCCAGCTGAATCATTTCTAATCGTTGATGACCAGCCCGTTTCCCTTGGGCAAGCCCTGCAATATCTGCAAGCCTCGGGCAAACTAGGGACTTTTATCGGAGATATACTACGCCAGTACATCATAGAAAAAGAACTGCAAACGCGATCGTTTGACGCTACCGCTGCTACTGAGCAGGCAGTTATCGATTTTCGCTTGCAAAACCAACTGGCTGACCCGAAAGTTTTCAGCGAATGGCTGGCTCGTAACGGTACAGACTATCCGACTTTCCACAAGCAGTTGAGTTATGGCTATAAGTTAGCTATGCTGAAAGCTCAAATAGCAGAACCTAGACTGCAAGAATATTTTATTGAGCGCAAACTCTTTCTCGATCGGGTAGTTTTATCTCGTCTAGTTGTTGCCTCTCCGGAACTAGCTGAGGAGCTACACGCCCAAATCGATGAAGGAGCCAGCTTTGAGCCACTAACCAAAGAATATTCCCTCACAGAAGATCGCATTGTCAACGGCATGATGGGGCCAGTCAGTCGAGGTTCAATGCCAGATAAACTAAGGGCTGCGGTTGATTCTGCCAGCCCGGGAAACTTAGTAGGGCCGATAGAACTGGAAGGACGTTATGCTCTATTTCGAGTTGAGCAGTTTCTCCCAGCTTCATTAGAAGATGCTCAACTAAAAGAAGGACTACAAAATGAGCTTTTTGAGCAATGGCTAGCAGAGAAAATCAAAAAAATGACCGTCAAGGTTCAACCGGACTGA
- a CDS encoding peptidase domain-containing ABC transporter, with protein sequence MASRENQKNDRQGSTGLNLVDAEVLRSEIIASIPGDEPPFCWLTPQQQVLLKDRASIRRYKLGEKIWSADNPKDQFLVVSGKVRLREEGAVAGAAPASPVVTTLEAGNWFGTLLEYPGQFKAVASSKEVIVVAWDAALWAEVSSAEIDSFWNAQQSTALLALLQPEQPPIDLPAIAINSTPPLPASEEQRPISPPLIPPHQGGEVGREETVQDAKQTTAPANVIRKQGRSPAQNYPFVSSLNTAAACLTMVAQQLQNPASLEWVQRQLRGKRPRDVVEAGEKLGLQLRRLVTSKRDLRQLTFPALLQWQLAAPANGRKPQLEWIVVYEVRGNSLIIADPLNPGQTCEIISQTMLEAGWNGKLWQVEPIQRQEKFNLGWFLPAVWRYRQLLIEVLLASFTLQLLGLATPVITQVIIDKVMVQESLATLDVMAIALLGVSSFEAILGILRLYIFTHTARRLDLSLSAQVFRHLMRLPLAYFESRRVGDTVARVQELENIRQFLTGTALTVILDSIFTVVYLALMFYYNVKLTLVALAVIPLFAILTLVSTPILRNWLNETFNRSADSQSFLVETVTGIHSVKAHAAENTARDRWEGLFARFIRTGFKASTTSNISSNIGDFLTNLSSLLILWFGAKLVIEQKLTIGQLVAFQMLSGRVTGPLLRLVQLWQNLQQVLLSVDRIGDILNVAPEAEPGAGLVLPPLKGEVNFEQVFFRYRPDQEPILRGITFTIQPGMFVGIVGRSGSGKSTLSKLLQRLYQVESGRILIDGFDIKSADLGSLRQQIGVVLQEDFLFNGSILENITLGNPDITAEQVVDAARLAAAHDFISDLTHGYENNVGERGTALSGGQRQRIALARLFLSQAPILVLDEATSALDSETEQQVLQNLQRVSANRTMFMIAHRFEPLKRADLILVLEKGVLMEQGTHQELIQKKGLYWSLYQRQQASM encoded by the coding sequence ATGGCTAGCAGAGAAAATCAAAAAAATGACCGTCAAGGTTCAACCGGACTGAACCTTGTAGATGCTGAAGTTCTACGAAGTGAAATTATTGCTTCTATACCTGGGGACGAGCCACCTTTTTGCTGGCTGACTCCCCAACAGCAAGTTCTACTTAAAGATCGAGCCTCAATTCGGCGCTATAAGCTTGGAGAAAAAATTTGGTCGGCGGACAATCCCAAAGACCAGTTCTTAGTTGTTTCTGGTAAAGTTCGCTTGAGGGAAGAAGGAGCAGTCGCCGGGGCGGCTCCTGCATCGCCCGTGGTGACAACTTTAGAGGCGGGTAACTGGTTCGGCACTTTGCTAGAGTATCCCGGACAGTTCAAAGCTGTAGCTTCTAGCAAAGAAGTAATTGTAGTGGCGTGGGATGCTGCTCTGTGGGCTGAAGTTTCATCAGCAGAAATCGATAGCTTTTGGAATGCCCAACAAAGTACCGCTTTGCTAGCGCTTCTACAGCCAGAACAACCCCCAATCGACTTGCCCGCGATCGCCATCAACTCGACTCCCCCACTTCCTGCAAGTGAGGAACAGCGCCCTATCTCACCCCCCCTAATTCCACCCCATCAAGGGGGAGAAGTCGGAAGGGAAGAAACGGTACAGGACGCAAAACAAACAACTGCGCCTGCAAACGTAATCAGAAAACAGGGGCGATCGCCCGCACAGAATTATCCTTTTGTCTCTAGCTTAAATACCGCTGCTGCTTGCTTAACAATGGTGGCGCAACAGTTGCAGAACCCCGCTTCGTTGGAATGGGTGCAACGCCAACTCAGGGGAAAACGCCCCAGAGATGTTGTGGAAGCTGGGGAAAAATTGGGGCTGCAACTGCGACGCCTAGTTACATCAAAGCGAGATTTGCGACAGCTAACTTTTCCAGCTTTGCTGCAATGGCAACTCGCCGCACCCGCTAATGGTCGGAAACCCCAGCTTGAGTGGATTGTAGTCTACGAGGTGAGGGGTAATTCTCTGATTATCGCCGACCCTCTCAATCCCGGTCAGACTTGCGAAATAATTTCCCAGACAATGCTGGAAGCTGGTTGGAATGGGAAGCTGTGGCAAGTTGAACCTATCCAGCGACAAGAAAAATTTAACCTTGGCTGGTTTTTACCTGCGGTTTGGCGTTACCGACAGTTGCTGATAGAGGTGTTGTTGGCATCTTTCACGTTGCAACTGTTGGGTTTGGCGACGCCAGTAATCACTCAGGTGATTATTGATAAGGTGATGGTGCAGGAGAGTTTGGCTACTTTAGATGTAATGGCGATCGCTCTCCTTGGTGTCTCTTCTTTTGAGGCAATATTGGGAATTTTGCGCCTCTACATTTTTACTCACACTGCCCGTCGTCTGGATCTAAGTCTATCAGCTCAAGTTTTTCGGCACTTGATGCGTCTACCCCTAGCTTATTTTGAATCTCGCAGGGTAGGAGATACAGTTGCGCGAGTTCAGGAACTAGAAAATATCCGTCAGTTTCTCACCGGAACTGCGCTAACTGTTATTTTAGACAGCATCTTTACGGTTGTGTATTTGGCATTGATGTTTTACTACAATGTCAAACTCACTTTAGTTGCTTTGGCGGTAATTCCGTTATTTGCGATTTTGACATTGGTTTCGACACCAATTTTACGCAACTGGCTGAATGAAACGTTTAACCGCAGCGCTGACAGTCAATCTTTTCTAGTCGAGACAGTAACGGGGATTCATTCAGTAAAAGCTCATGCAGCAGAGAATACAGCACGCGATCGCTGGGAAGGTCTATTTGCACGCTTCATCCGCACTGGCTTCAAAGCTTCCACAACCTCCAATATCAGCAGCAATATTGGTGACTTTCTCACCAATTTGTCCAGCTTACTCATTCTCTGGTTTGGAGCCAAATTAGTTATAGAACAGAAATTAACCATCGGTCAGCTAGTCGCTTTTCAAATGCTTTCGGGCAGAGTAACCGGACCACTTTTGCGATTAGTTCAACTGTGGCAAAATCTCCAACAAGTTCTGCTTTCAGTAGACAGAATTGGAGATATTCTCAACGTTGCACCCGAAGCTGAACCAGGCGCGGGTTTAGTTTTACCGCCCTTGAAAGGTGAAGTTAATTTTGAACAAGTTTTCTTCCGCTATCGACCCGATCAAGAACCAATTTTGCGGGGAATTACCTTCACCATTCAGCCTGGGATGTTTGTAGGAATTGTCGGTCGTAGCGGTTCGGGTAAAAGTACCCTTTCTAAGCTTCTGCAACGGCTTTATCAAGTAGAATCAGGGCGTATTCTTATCGATGGATTTGATATAAAAAGTGCTGATTTAGGCTCTTTGCGGCAACAAATTGGTGTAGTGTTGCAAGAGGATTTTCTATTCAACGGCTCTATCCTAGAAAATATCACTCTGGGAAATCCAGACATTACCGCAGAGCAAGTTGTAGACGCTGCGAGGCTAGCTGCTGCTCACGATTTTATCAGCGACCTTACGCACGGCTACGAGAACAATGTGGGAGAACGGGGTACAGCTTTATCGGGAGGACAGAGACAACGCATTGCTCTTGCTCGTTTGTTCCTTTCGCAAGCGCCAATATTAGTTTTAGACGAAGCTACTAGCGCGTTGGATAGCGAAACTGAGCAACAAGTTTTGCAGAATTTACAGCGTGTTTCTGCAAATCGAACTATGTTTATGATTGCTCACCGATTTGAACCATTGAAGCGAGCAGATTTGATTTTGGTGCTAGAGAAAGGCGTGCTGATGGAGCAAGGAACGCACCAAGAACTGATTCAAAAGAAAGGGTTGTACTGGTCATTGTATCAACGCCAACAGGCATCAATGTAA